A genome region from Mesorhizobium sp. B2-1-8 includes the following:
- a CDS encoding DUF982 domain-containing protein, with translation MLLRDWPKPTSEMCLAAIRACLAVMRGEKDPKVARQAFIVAAKDARILLEQI, from the coding sequence GTGCTGCTGCGGGACTGGCCAAAGCCGACATCCGAAATGTGTCTTGCCGCGATCAGGGCGTGCCTCGCCGTGATGCGTGGCGAAAAAGATCCAAAGGTCGCGAGACAGGCGTTCATCGTTGCGGCCAAGGACGCCAGGATCCTGCTTGAGCAAATCTAG